A window of Natranaerovirga pectinivora contains these coding sequences:
- a CDS encoding bacterial Ig-like domain-containing protein, with product MPNFKKRTLALILMFALVITMMPTTIVTKASEGDDPYSLMADQLAEGEIADELKVGIFTIKGLVEVDGNNKEAADGTLFTRRIKLGGSGSSTSRSIHFKSEGKAEVTVYAMSSSSSAERHLALYSSDGEIDRMVAPGPDLGMRTFTVEAGEYYLASPASGVNVYGVVFVDKTPQEQVFFLNADDVTIESITENLKVNAFTIKATEANKVDVDNNSKKAPDGTEFARRIKLGGSGDPEYRSIHFNATAGSTVTVYAMSSSSSAERHLALYSLDGTEIDRMNAPGASLGENTFVIDEAGDYYVASPSSGVNVYGIRLVIPVPDAEVVSIQPLETIINKIGSIELPEQVDANLDTGGTKTIFNGIEWHTEEIIFTVGTHTVPGTVTVDGKTFEIEVEVTVMGIEEIAPLEDITIEEGRILYLPTEVTVTYSDGETTDNVEVTWDMEDIDLTVGDHEIEGTIENFDGKAKITVNVIERQPRIWQFNAFGGNTSTAEETLRNPDPVINLNDGTITMVATGGKIANGDEGISFYSKEIDIEEDFKLSARATVVSYNTTGTISNSGQKSFGLMLRDGLRKDNADQAANYVAVGVLGTNNANPNEARPFYKSNAVGAPNYPTTGTPNSLVRLSAMDLRIPEAGTVYDFSIEKFDDTYILTINGESEIITLEDLFTETLMAGIYVARDAEVTFSNLRLDIYEPIELVEEWEFRAFGDNTNISERNFDPVINQDGSVTIEATGGKISSNVDGISFYFKEVPTRANFEIKAKAELHNFTANNQVSFGLMLRDSVGVHGVSSGHESNYVAVGALDQVMRSFTKQNLQQVKGDIFESPVTVDDTYELSIKKAGDTYVLTINGETQVMTIPNNFDDNMYVGIYTARGAKVTFSEFDIIVDNRKVSTLEVDGSAMKTDYLVGESLDPTGLVVKAIFQDETEEVLLPSNYIITGFDSSSVGVNTITINYNGRTTTLDLNIVPLTVTDMDIRYSPAKTEYYIGDEFNPLGLTITATYNEGYKVADLSDDQYSLYIDDVEVTDENPIIFATGGTKAVKVVSLETPEVFITFNVEVLDANITGIEIRTIPEKDQYFLGDELDISGIVVFAKYSNDTELRLLRNEFTVTGFDSATVGDKVLTVTHKGQTATFTVNVKERESTELVVTGYPKTTYFIGESFDSTGIKVSKLFDNGELEEFTAYTLDISEFDNTTAGVYEIGIISSDSNIDATVLEVTVREEVSYEWKEIVFGQSSGSARNSIEVINEDHIKLIALEGGGKITGDQDGISFYYVELDANEDNFSLAADIKVIEYAKTPHDGQEAFGIMARDAIGEHLNASVFSSNIAAVGGHSGGTGLPNGTQLFVRTGVLNPDGEGSQGLQRRMIEQVRPTPATTASNYRLTLSKTNSGFTGQLNNGEEVIIFEPEVLSYQNDTMYVGFFVARLATIEVTNIDLEVTAAATDAPREYPALEPVNPGIRVESLNRVSETAYNLILDANVDGTATVRKGNDIIFSNVAVKGGEFLELQTTVNDNAMTNFSISFIPDDTQYLTSYDLIVRNFSVDMRTYQEGANIYVSPTGTSAGDGSRDNPLDIHTAIDFVQPGQTIIALEGQYLLSRRIEINKYNDGRDGEMKKLFAEEGKQVIFDADRRVGGVRASGNWWHIKGIDFARSAGNSHGFRLGGSHNIIELCNFYENGETGLQISRNDGSMNIEDWPSYNLILNSTSYFNRDPAENNADGFAAKLTSGYGNVFDGCISYNNIDDGWDLYTKVGEGAIGPVIIRNSVAFNNGYRQDGSSSGGHGIGFKLGGEGVRVPHIIENSIAFGNKAVGFSSNSNPDVIVQGQNIGFNNHGSNLDLRTYPGVPGRFSLEGFISFHYNNPKQDADSNQSLGLISDSTFLWDGSKSVNASGVELTINNFSALEMPERVNRLADGSIDWSFLTYDPSGSFDHTLPEDPSEPSEPIETPDGAVFFESFVGATADSLWTPGYRAFPTDSTKAMYIRKSGASSVSIENDSITLINGRFTIGADSSTDSNSETRPNGVLDLSKPYQIIIDITKSEGAGALVVYVDNNTAGMNNSPLGGASKVFDEPTSEVPVGLLVIEQEVGTDASFIQIRTSGSGIVTINSVTIKYLDDDTEEPVDPIDFEVNNVMFTNYAGNEVTELIASSDIVVKADITNVSEEAKEATLIVALYNADNTMVNYARVQWTAEVDENRTLEAGFKLPENVDGYKVKAFIWDSLQGMRAISNVEILE from the coding sequence ATGCCAAATTTTAAAAAACGCACACTTGCATTAATCTTAATGTTTGCTTTGGTAATTACGATGATGCCGACAACAATAGTTACAAAAGCATCAGAAGGCGATGATCCTTATTCGTTAATGGCAGACCAATTAGCAGAAGGGGAAATAGCTGATGAGCTAAAGGTTGGGATTTTTACAATTAAAGGCCTTGTAGAAGTTGATGGAAATAACAAAGAAGCAGCTGATGGAACACTTTTCACTCGAAGAATTAAATTGGGTGGATCTGGTAGTTCAACAAGTAGATCTATTCATTTTAAATCAGAAGGAAAAGCAGAAGTGACTGTGTATGCTATGAGTTCTAGCAGTAGCGCAGAGAGACATTTAGCGTTATATAGTTCAGATGGAGAAATTGATCGAATGGTTGCACCAGGACCAGACCTTGGCATGCGTACGTTTACAGTTGAGGCAGGAGAGTATTACTTAGCATCTCCAGCTAGTGGCGTTAATGTATATGGTGTGGTTTTTGTAGACAAGACACCACAAGAACAAGTTTTTTTCTTAAATGCAGATGATGTAACAATCGAAAGCATAACTGAGAATTTAAAAGTAAATGCTTTTACTATTAAAGCAACAGAAGCAAACAAAGTGGATGTTGATAATAATTCTAAAAAAGCACCAGATGGAACAGAATTTGCACGAAGAATAAAGTTAGGTGGTTCTGGTGACCCAGAATACAGATCTATTCATTTTAATGCAACTGCAGGTAGTACAGTGACTGTGTATGCTATGAGTTCTAGCAGTAGTGCTGAGAGACATTTAGCATTATATAGTTTGGATGGAACTGAAATTGATAGAATGAATGCACCTGGAGCAAGTTTAGGTGAAAATACATTTGTCATTGATGAAGCTGGAGATTATTATGTTGCATCACCATCAAGTGGTGTTAATGTATATGGTATTAGATTAGTTATTCCAGTACCAGATGCAGAAGTAGTGAGCATCCAACCGTTAGAAACTATTATTAATAAGATAGGAAGTATTGAATTACCAGAACAAGTTGATGCTAATCTTGATACGGGTGGAACTAAAACAATTTTTAATGGTATCGAATGGCATACAGAAGAAATTATTTTTACAGTTGGTACCCATACTGTACCAGGAACCGTTACAGTAGATGGCAAAACATTTGAGATAGAAGTAGAAGTAACTGTAATGGGAATTGAGGAAATAGCACCTTTAGAAGATATTACTATAGAAGAAGGTAGAATCTTATATTTACCAACAGAAGTTACAGTAACCTATAGCGATGGTGAAACTACGGACAATGTTGAAGTAACTTGGGATATGGAAGATATAGACTTGACTGTTGGAGATCATGAGATAGAAGGAACAATTGAAAACTTCGATGGTAAAGCAAAAATTACAGTAAATGTTATTGAAAGACAACCAAGAATATGGCAATTCAATGCATTTGGTGGTAACACTAGTACTGCAGAAGAGACATTAAGAAACCCAGACCCTGTAATTAATCTTAATGACGGTACTATAACTATGGTAGCTACAGGTGGTAAAATAGCTAATGGCGATGAAGGAATCTCTTTTTATTCAAAAGAAATAGATATTGAAGAAGATTTTAAATTAAGTGCAAGAGCTACAGTTGTAAGTTATAATACTACTGGTACTATAAGTAATTCAGGACAAAAGTCATTTGGATTAATGTTAAGAGATGGTTTAAGAAAGGATAATGCTGATCAAGCAGCGAACTACGTTGCAGTAGGAGTGCTTGGTACAAACAATGCAAATCCTAATGAAGCAAGACCATTTTATAAAAGTAATGCAGTAGGAGCACCAAATTATCCTACTACAGGAACACCAAATTCACTAGTTAGATTATCTGCAATGGATTTAAGAATTCCTGAAGCAGGTACAGTATATGATTTTTCTATTGAAAAATTTGATGATACTTATATCCTTACTATAAATGGTGAGAGTGAAATTATAACTCTTGAAGATTTATTTACAGAAACTTTAATGGCTGGAATCTATGTAGCAAGGGATGCGGAAGTAACATTCAGCAACCTAAGGTTAGACATTTATGAGCCTATTGAATTAGTAGAAGAATGGGAATTTAGAGCTTTTGGAGATAACACGAATATCTCTGAAAGAAATTTTGATCCAGTTATTAATCAAGATGGTTCAGTAACCATAGAGGCTACAGGTGGTAAAATATCATCTAATGTTGATGGGATATCTTTTTACTTTAAAGAAGTACCAACAAGAGCTAACTTTGAAATAAAAGCAAAAGCTGAGTTGCATAATTTTACAGCGAATAATCAAGTATCTTTTGGTTTGATGTTAAGAGATTCTGTTGGTGTACACGGTGTTAGTAGTGGACATGAATCAAACTATGTAGCTGTAGGTGCTTTAGATCAAGTTATGAGATCTTTTACAAAACAAAATCTTCAACAAGTTAAAGGTGATATATTTGAATCACCTGTTACTGTAGATGATACTTATGAATTATCTATTAAAAAAGCTGGAGATACTTATGTATTAACAATTAATGGTGAAACTCAAGTAATGACTATACCAAATAACTTTGATGATAATATGTACGTTGGTATTTATACAGCAAGAGGAGCAAAAGTTACTTTTAGCGAATTTGATATTATTGTAGACAATAGAAAAGTAAGCACATTAGAAGTTGATGGAAGTGCAATGAAAACAGACTACCTAGTTGGTGAAAGTTTAGATCCAACGGGATTAGTTGTTAAAGCAATATTCCAAGATGAAACAGAAGAAGTACTTTTACCAAGTAATTATATTATTACTGGTTTTGATAGTAGTTCAGTAGGCGTTAATACAATAACGATTAACTACAATGGTAGAACAACTACTTTAGATCTTAATATAGTACCTTTAACTGTTACAGATATGGACATTAGATATTCTCCAGCAAAAACAGAATATTATATTGGAGATGAATTTAATCCATTAGGATTAACAATAACTGCAACATATAATGAAGGTTATAAAGTAGCTGATTTAAGTGATGATCAATATTCACTTTATATTGATGATGTAGAAGTAACAGATGAAAATCCAATTATTTTTGCTACTGGTGGAACAAAAGCGGTAAAAGTAGTATCTCTTGAAACACCTGAAGTTTTTATAACTTTTAATGTTGAAGTATTAGATGCTAATATAACAGGCATAGAAATTAGAACTATTCCAGAGAAAGATCAATATTTCTTAGGTGATGAATTAGATATAAGTGGAATTGTTGTATTTGCTAAGTATAGTAATGACACAGAACTTAGATTATTAAGAAATGAATTTACAGTTACTGGTTTTGACTCAGCAACAGTAGGTGATAAAGTTCTTACAGTGACTCATAAAGGTCAAACGGCTACATTTACAGTTAATGTAAAAGAAAGAGAGTCAACTGAATTAGTTGTAACTGGATATCCAAAAACAACTTACTTTATTGGAGAGAGTTTTGATTCAACAGGAATTAAAGTATCTAAACTATTTGATAATGGTGAGTTAGAAGAATTTACTGCGTATACTTTGGATATAAGTGAGTTTGATAATACAACAGCAGGGGTATACGAAATAGGCATTATTTCATCTGATTCTAATATTGACGCTACTGTGTTAGAAGTTACAGTAAGAGAAGAAGTGAGTTATGAATGGAAAGAAATTGTATTTGGACAATCAAGTGGAAGTGCAAGAAACTCCATTGAAGTAATCAATGAAGATCATATCAAACTTATCGCTTTAGAAGGTGGCGGTAAAATTACTGGTGATCAAGATGGTATTTCATTCTATTACGTTGAATTAGATGCAAATGAAGATAACTTCTCTTTAGCAGCAGATATTAAAGTAATAGAATATGCTAAAACACCACATGATGGTCAAGAAGCATTTGGTATAATGGCTAGAGATGCTATAGGAGAGCACTTGAATGCAAGCGTATTCTCATCTAATATAGCAGCTGTTGGTGGTCATAGTGGAGGAACAGGTCTTCCAAATGGTACACAATTATTTGTTAGAACAGGTGTATTAAACCCTGACGGAGAAGGTAGCCAAGGACTTCAAAGAAGAATGATTGAACAAGTAAGACCTACACCAGCTACAACAGCATCAAACTATAGACTTACTTTATCAAAAACAAATAGTGGATTCACAGGTCAATTAAATAATGGTGAAGAAGTTATCATTTTTGAGCCAGAAGTTTTAAGTTATCAAAATGATACAATGTATGTAGGTTTCTTCGTAGCTCGTCTTGCAACGATAGAAGTTACTAATATTGACTTAGAAGTAACTGCAGCTGCTACAGATGCTCCAAGGGAATACCCTGCATTAGAGCCAGTAAATCCTGGTATAAGGGTAGAATCATTAAATCGTGTTTCAGAGACAGCATATAATTTAATATTAGATGCTAATGTAGATGGAACTGCAACTGTAAGAAAAGGTAATGATATCATTTTCTCTAACGTTGCTGTTAAAGGTGGAGAATTTTTAGAATTACAAACAACAGTTAATGACAATGCTATGACAAACTTTAGTATTTCATTTATTCCAGATGATACACAATATTTAACTTCTTATGATTTAATAGTAAGAAACTTTAGTGTTGATATGAGAACATACCAAGAAGGTGCTAACATTTATGTATCACCTACAGGTACAAGTGCTGGTGATGGCTCAAGAGACAATCCTTTAGACATCCATACAGCAATTGATTTTGTTCAACCAGGTCAAACAATTATTGCTCTTGAAGGTCAATATTTATTATCAAGAAGAATCGAGATTAATAAATATAATGATGGTAGAGATGGCGAAATGAAAAAATTATTCGCCGAAGAAGGAAAACAAGTAATTTTTGATGCTGACAGAAGAGTTGGCGGGGTAAGAGCTAGTGGAAATTGGTGGCACATTAAAGGTATTGACTTTGCCCGTTCAGCAGGCAATTCTCATGGATTTAGATTAGGTGGAAGTCATAATATTATTGAGCTTTGTAACTTCTACGAAAATGGAGAAACAGGTTTACAAATTAGCCGTAATGATGGTTCTATGAATATAGAAGATTGGCCATCATATAACTTAATCCTGAATAGTACATCATATTTTAACAGAGATCCAGCAGAAAATAATGCTGATGGATTTGCAGCAAAACTTACATCAGGCTATGGTAACGTTTTTGACGGATGTATTTCTTATAACAATATTGATGATGGATGGGACTTATACACTAAAGTTGGTGAAGGTGCTATCGGACCAGTTATTATAAGAAACAGTGTTGCATTTAACAATGGATATCGTCAAGATGGTTCATCAAGTGGTGGACATGGTATAGGATTTAAACTTGGTGGTGAAGGAGTACGCGTACCACATATTATAGAAAACAGTATAGCTTTTGGTAATAAAGCAGTTGGTTTCTCAAGTAATAGTAATCCAGACGTTATTGTACAAGGACAAAATATTGGATTCAATAACCATGGTAGTAACTTAGATCTTAGAACATATCCAGGTGTACCAGGAAGATTTAGTTTAGAAGGATTTATCTCTTTCCACTATAATAATCCAAAACAAGATGCAGATAGTAATCAATCTCTTGGGTTGATTTCTGATTCTACTTTCTTATGGGATGGTTCTAAGTCAGTAAATGCATCTGGAGTAGAATTAACGATTAATAACTTTAGTGCATTAGAGATGCCAGAAAGAGTAAATAGGTTAGCAGATGGTAGTATCGATTGGAGTTTCTTAACATACGATCCAAGTGGAAGTTTTGACCATACACTACCAGAAGATCCTTCTGAGCCAAGTGAACCAATTGAAACGCCAGATGGTGCTGTATTCTTTGAAAGCTTTGTAGGTGCAACAGCTGATAGTTTATGGACGCCAGGATACAGAGCATTCCCAACTGACAGTACTAAGGCAATGTATATAAGAAAAAGTGGCGCATCAAGTGTTAGTATTGAAAATGACTCTATTACTTTAATTAATGGTAGATTTACAATTGGTGCTGATTCATCAACAGACTCAAATTCAGAAACTAGACCAAATGGTGTATTAGATTTAAGCAAACCATATCAAATTATCATTGATATAACTAAGTCTGAAGGCGCAGGTGCTTTAGTAGTTTATGTTGATAATAATACAGCAGGTATGAATAATTCTCCATTAGGTGGAGCATCAAAAGTATTTGATGAACCTACAAGTGAAGTGCCAGTTGGTTTATTAGTAATTGAACAAGAAGTTGGAACTGATGCTTCATTCATTCAAATTCGTACTTCAGGATCTGGAATAGTTACAATCAATTCAGTAACTATTAAATATCTTGACGATGATACAGAAGAACCTGTAGATCCAATTGATTTTGAAGTTAATAATGTAATGTTTACAAATTATGCAGGAAATGAAGTTACTGAGTTAATTGCATCAAGTGATATCGTTGTTAAAGCAGATATTACAAATGTATCTGAAGAAGCAAAAGAAGCTACTTTAATTGTTGCATTATACAATGCAGATAATACAATGGTTAACTATGCAAGAGTACAATGGACTGCAGAAGTAGATGAAAACAGAACATTAGAAGCAGGATTTAAGTTACCAGAAAATGTGGACGGATATAAAGTAAAAGCATTTATCTGGGACAGTCTACAAGGCATGAGAGCTATATCAAATGTAGAAATATTAGAGTAG